One genomic window of Punica granatum isolate Tunisia-2019 chromosome 1, ASM765513v2, whole genome shotgun sequence includes the following:
- the LOC116196085 gene encoding DNA-directed RNA polymerases I and III subunit RPAC1 isoform X1, which produces MSSSDSGSDEAMTDAQQQKGFVSALEMPDVPSQKLQPHLELRRTRVLCNADAPDNTDTIQYSGAYASMGVDNSLRLDQFANNFRVEVKRLTEDEMEFDMVGIDPAIANAFRRILLAELPTMAIEKVLIANNTSVIQDEVLSHRLGLIPIKVDPRLFDYLSENDKPSEKNTIVFKLHVKCGKKGPRMTVTSDELKWLPSGSELLKASEDSNSSSRAETYTSFTCSQDSLPEFSSNPITVYPDIIVAKLGPGQEIELEAHAVKGVGKTHAKWSPVATCWYRMLPEVVLTQQIEGKTAEVLKKKCPVGVFDIEDLGDGRTRATVAKPRACTLCRECIRDGEEWEKRISLRRVKDHFIFTIESTGALPPEVLFTEAVKILEDKCERVISDLS; this is translated from the exons ATGTCGTCCTCGGATTCCGGCTCCGATGAAGCCATGACGGACGCCCAGCAGCAGAAGGGATTCGTATCGGCTCTGGAGATGCCAGACGTCCCGTCTCAGAAACTCCAGCCACACCTCGAGCTTCGCAGAACTCGAGTTCTCTGTAATGCCGACGCTCCTGACAAT ACAGATACTATACAGTATTCGGGAGCGTATGCATCCATGGGGGTCGATAACAGTTTGCGGCTGGATCAGTTCGCCAACAACTTCAGAGTCGAGGTGAAGCGGCTTACTGAGGATGAAATGGAGTTTGACATGGTTGGTATTGATCCTGCAATCGCCAATGCTTTTCGGAGGATCCTGTTGGCCGAG CTTCCGACTATGGCTATTGAGAAAGTTCTGATCGCGAATAATACATCAGTTATTCAGGATGAAGTTCTTTCCCATCGCTTGGGCCTTATTCCCATCAAAGTGGACCCGAGGCTGTTTGATTATTTATCAG AGAATGATAAGCCCAGTGAGAAGAACACCATCGTTTTTAAGCTCCATGTCAAATGTGGAAAAAAAGGACCCCGTATGACAG TGACATCAGATGAACTGAAGTGGCTGCCCAGTGGGAGCGAGCTGCTCAAGGCATCTGAAGATTCAAACTCCAGCTCAAGAGCGGAGACCTATACTTCATTTACCTGCAGCCAGGATTCCCTGCCGGAATTCTCGAGCAATCCGATCACCGTGTACCCTGACATTATCGTTGCCAAACTTGGGCCCGGGCAG GAAATTGAGCTAGAAGCACATGCAGTTAAAGGCGTGGGCAAAACACATGCAAAATGGTCCCCAGTGGCTACTTGTTGGTATAGAATGCTTCCAGAG GTTGTGCTGACTCAACAAATTGAAGGCAAGACAGCTGAAGTGCTTAAAAAGAAATGCCCAGTTGGTGTATTTGATATTGAGGATCTCGGTGATG GTAGGACGAGGGCTACTGTTGCTAAGCCGCGAGCATGTACACTTTGCAGGGAGTGCATAAGAGACGGAGAGGAGTGGGAAAAGCGCATATCATTGCGTCGCGTGAAAGATCACTTTATTT TTACCATCGAATCAACTGGAGCATTACCTCCTGAAGTTCTTTTCACAGAAGCTGTGAAGATCTTGGAGGACAAGTGCGAACGAGTGATCAGCGATCTCTCTTGA
- the LOC116206331 gene encoding protein AATF isoform X2 produces the protein MEKLEKEYMELRNQEQDILKNLKRHKDGDLQKGEAVKNQKTLWNKALELRFLLQKSFSSSNRLPQELVRSSFCNSNEAVNKAYLDVIDTTKETLDSILELQEALLEKNPSIAQAAEGNSTQPNKKRSNDPKSSNSEVDEEWQKISQLHKRIAPFRDKSVDKWQRKTQVTTGVAAMKNKLHAFNQNISEQVSNYMRDPSRMLKQMQQRRSTIGLFGAVPVDVDNTNGEGGNVDGDPELLDDSEFYQQSLKEFFETIDIASPEAAFYAVKRSQNKKRKIVDRRASKSRKIRYNVHEKIVNFMAPQPMDIPPMAPKLFENLFGLKTSRPASVA, from the exons ATGGAAAAACTCGAGAAGGAATATATGGAGCTTAGGAACCAGGAGCA GGACATATTAAAGAACCTGAAGCGGCATAAAGATGGCGATCTTCAGAAAGGAGAAGCAGTAAAGAATCAAAAG ACACTGTGGAACAAAGCCCTGGAGTTGAGATTCTTACTTCAAAAATCATTCTCTAGTTCAAATCGACTACCGCAG GAGCTTGTGAGGTCTTCATTTTGCAATTCCAATGAAGCAGTCAATAAAGCATACCTCGATGTGATAGACACAACCAAGGAAACGTTAGATTCAATATTGGAGCTACAGGAG GCTTTGCTTGAGAAGAATCCATCGATAGCTCAAGCTGCAGAAG GCAATTCTACACAACCCAATAAAAAGCGGTCAAATGATCCTAAGAGCAGCAATTCTGAAGTTGATGAAGAATGGCAGAAAATCTCACAATTGCATAAAAG GATCGCGCCTTTTAGAGATAAATCCGTGGACAAATGGCAGAGGAAAACACAGGTGACAACTGGTGTTGCAGCAATGAAGAACAAATTGCATGCTTTTAATCAG AATATTAGTGAGCAAGTATCTAATTATATGAGGGATCCAAGTAGAATGCTAAAGCAGATGCAACAGAGAAGATCAACCATAGGCCTATTTGGAGCA GTTCCAGTTGATGTGGACAATACCAATGGAGAG GGAGGAAATGTCGATGGAGACCCTGAACTTTTAGATGACTCAGAATTTTATCAGCAGTCATTGAAGGAGTTTTTTGAGACCATTGACATTGCATCGCCTG AGGCAGCTTTTTACGCGGTAAAAAGATCACAAAATAAGAAGAGGAAAATTGTTGATCGGCGTGCCTCGAAGAGTCGGAAGATAAG GTACAATGTTCATGAGAAGATTGTCAACTTCATGGCTCCCCAGCCAATGGACATACCTCCTATGGCACCTAAGCTATTCGAGAATTTGTTCGGCTTGAAGACGTCAAGGCCTGCTTCTGTAGCCTAG
- the LOC116206331 gene encoding putative uncharacterized protein DDB_G0270496 isoform X1, which yields MGSSKRGKKARSRGSDSESEDEFESADEKLMVESGDASDDFEDSDVNDDDDNDDGDEDRVDKGEEEDDDDDEDGSGGADGEMEKLEKEYMELRNQEQDILKNLKRHKDGDLQKGEAVKNQKTLWNKALELRFLLQKSFSSSNRLPQELVRSSFCNSNEAVNKAYLDVIDTTKETLDSILELQEALLEKNPSIAQAAEGNSTQPNKKRSNDPKSSNSEVDEEWQKISQLHKRIAPFRDKSVDKWQRKTQVTTGVAAMKNKLHAFNQNISEQVSNYMRDPSRMLKQMQQRRSTIGLFGAVPVDVDNTNGEGGNVDGDPELLDDSEFYQQSLKEFFETIDIASPEAAFYAVKRSQNKKRKIVDRRASKSRKIRYNVHEKIVNFMAPQPMDIPPMAPKLFENLFGLKTSRPASVA from the exons ATGGGGTCTTCAAAGCGTGGGAAGAAAGCTCGAAGTAGGGGCAGCGACAGCGAATCGgaagatgaatttgaatcaGCGGATGAGAAGCTGATG GTCGAGAGCGGAGATGCCAGCGATGATTTTGAAGACTCTGATGTCAATGACGACGATGACAATGACGATGGGGATGAGGACCGAGTGgacaaaggagaagaagaggacgACGACGATGACGAGGATGGCAGTGGTGGGGCAGATGGCGAGATGGAAAAACTCGAGAAGGAATATATGGAGCTTAGGAACCAGGAGCA GGACATATTAAAGAACCTGAAGCGGCATAAAGATGGCGATCTTCAGAAAGGAGAAGCAGTAAAGAATCAAAAG ACACTGTGGAACAAAGCCCTGGAGTTGAGATTCTTACTTCAAAAATCATTCTCTAGTTCAAATCGACTACCGCAG GAGCTTGTGAGGTCTTCATTTTGCAATTCCAATGAAGCAGTCAATAAAGCATACCTCGATGTGATAGACACAACCAAGGAAACGTTAGATTCAATATTGGAGCTACAGGAG GCTTTGCTTGAGAAGAATCCATCGATAGCTCAAGCTGCAGAAG GCAATTCTACACAACCCAATAAAAAGCGGTCAAATGATCCTAAGAGCAGCAATTCTGAAGTTGATGAAGAATGGCAGAAAATCTCACAATTGCATAAAAG GATCGCGCCTTTTAGAGATAAATCCGTGGACAAATGGCAGAGGAAAACACAGGTGACAACTGGTGTTGCAGCAATGAAGAACAAATTGCATGCTTTTAATCAG AATATTAGTGAGCAAGTATCTAATTATATGAGGGATCCAAGTAGAATGCTAAAGCAGATGCAACAGAGAAGATCAACCATAGGCCTATTTGGAGCA GTTCCAGTTGATGTGGACAATACCAATGGAGAG GGAGGAAATGTCGATGGAGACCCTGAACTTTTAGATGACTCAGAATTTTATCAGCAGTCATTGAAGGAGTTTTTTGAGACCATTGACATTGCATCGCCTG AGGCAGCTTTTTACGCGGTAAAAAGATCACAAAATAAGAAGAGGAAAATTGTTGATCGGCGTGCCTCGAAGAGTCGGAAGATAAG GTACAATGTTCATGAGAAGATTGTCAACTTCATGGCTCCCCAGCCAATGGACATACCTCCTATGGCACCTAAGCTATTCGAGAATTTGTTCGGCTTGAAGACGTCAAGGCCTGCTTCTGTAGCCTAG
- the LOC116196085 gene encoding DNA-directed RNA polymerases I and III subunit RPAC1 isoform X2, whose translation MGVDNSLRLDQFANNFRVEVKRLTEDEMEFDMVGIDPAIANAFRRILLAELPTMAIEKVLIANNTSVIQDEVLSHRLGLIPIKVDPRLFDYLSENDKPSEKNTIVFKLHVKCGKKGPRMTVTSDELKWLPSGSELLKASEDSNSSSRAETYTSFTCSQDSLPEFSSNPITVYPDIIVAKLGPGQEIELEAHAVKGVGKTHAKWSPVATCWYRMLPEVVLTQQIEGKTAEVLKKKCPVGVFDIEDLGDGRTRATVAKPRACTLCRECIRDGEEWEKRISLRRVKDHFIFTIESTGALPPEVLFTEAVKILEDKCERVISDLS comes from the exons ATGGGGGTCGATAACAGTTTGCGGCTGGATCAGTTCGCCAACAACTTCAGAGTCGAGGTGAAGCGGCTTACTGAGGATGAAATGGAGTTTGACATGGTTGGTATTGATCCTGCAATCGCCAATGCTTTTCGGAGGATCCTGTTGGCCGAG CTTCCGACTATGGCTATTGAGAAAGTTCTGATCGCGAATAATACATCAGTTATTCAGGATGAAGTTCTTTCCCATCGCTTGGGCCTTATTCCCATCAAAGTGGACCCGAGGCTGTTTGATTATTTATCAG AGAATGATAAGCCCAGTGAGAAGAACACCATCGTTTTTAAGCTCCATGTCAAATGTGGAAAAAAAGGACCCCGTATGACAG TGACATCAGATGAACTGAAGTGGCTGCCCAGTGGGAGCGAGCTGCTCAAGGCATCTGAAGATTCAAACTCCAGCTCAAGAGCGGAGACCTATACTTCATTTACCTGCAGCCAGGATTCCCTGCCGGAATTCTCGAGCAATCCGATCACCGTGTACCCTGACATTATCGTTGCCAAACTTGGGCCCGGGCAG GAAATTGAGCTAGAAGCACATGCAGTTAAAGGCGTGGGCAAAACACATGCAAAATGGTCCCCAGTGGCTACTTGTTGGTATAGAATGCTTCCAGAG GTTGTGCTGACTCAACAAATTGAAGGCAAGACAGCTGAAGTGCTTAAAAAGAAATGCCCAGTTGGTGTATTTGATATTGAGGATCTCGGTGATG GTAGGACGAGGGCTACTGTTGCTAAGCCGCGAGCATGTACACTTTGCAGGGAGTGCATAAGAGACGGAGAGGAGTGGGAAAAGCGCATATCATTGCGTCGCGTGAAAGATCACTTTATTT TTACCATCGAATCAACTGGAGCATTACCTCCTGAAGTTCTTTTCACAGAAGCTGTGAAGATCTTGGAGGACAAGTGCGAACGAGTGATCAGCGATCTCTCTTGA